One Natronorubrum halophilum genomic window, TCGTCCCGCCGTCTCTGAGCGGATGGAGGTTCGTCTCCGACTCCTCCGGGCGGGCGCTGTAACTGATCGGGACGACCGTGGTGTCGATCCCGTGTTTGACGCACTCGACCGCGAGTTCCGTCTCGAGCGTAAACCCGTCCGAATCGAGCGAGAGCCGATCGAACGAGTCGACGGTAAACGCACGGTAGCCCGAGAGGATGTCGTCGTAGTCCGCGCCGTGAATGAACCGGAACGAGCGGTTGATCACTCGGTTGCCGATGCCGTTTAGCGCGCGCATGGCGTCGTCGTCCATGTCGGCAAATCGGTTGCCGATGACGTGTTCGTACCCCCGCGAGAGGGGCTCGATCATCGTGTCCGCGTCGGCCGGTTCGTAGGTCCCGTCGCCGTCGACCATCACCACGTAGGGGACGTCGATATACCTGAGCGCCTCGCGGACGGCCTGCCCCTTCCCGTCGCCGGATTGGACGAGCACGTGAGCCCCGCGGTCGCGGGCGATTTCGCGCGTCTCGTCACTCGAGTCGCCGTCGACGACGAAGACGTTCGTGTACCCCGCCTCGTGAAAGTCGTCGATGACGTCGCCGATCGTGGCCGCCTCGTCGAGCGTCGGAATGAGGATACAGACCTCGTTGGAGGCGATCTCACGCGTCTCACTGGTCATGGT contains:
- the aglJ gene encoding S-layer glycoprotein N-glycosyltransferase AglJ produces the protein MDNDVAHANSDSSIGDGGAVTMTSETREIASNEVCILIPTLDEAATIGDVIDDFHEAGYTNVFVVDGDSSDETREIARDRGAHVLVQSGDGKGQAVREALRYIDVPYVVMVDGDGTYEPADADTMIEPLSRGYEHVIGNRFADMDDDAMRALNGIGNRVINRSFRFIHGADYDDILSGYRAFTVDSFDRLSLDSDGFTLETELAVECVKHGIDTTVVPISYSARPEESETNLHPLRDGGTIILALYSLAKTNNPLFYFGSLGAGGIVSGGVIASYVLWQWVQYGQGHEIMAMASAAAILLGVQLLMFGVLSDMLVTLHREQRRRLEQITRKTREPDHLDRDDDDP